ACGATAAAAAGCAGGTCCTCGCCCGGGGCGAAGGTGCCGGCCCGGGCCTCGACCAGGACCCGGAACATGCCGGGCATGGCCTGGCCCTCGCGGCGGATGGCCTCGACGAGGTCCTGGTCCACGGTGACCTCGAGGCGGCCCACGGGGGCACCGTTTCGCGACGTGGCCCGGGCCACGCCGTTGTGCACGAGCACCATGCCGACCTTTTCGAGAAAGCCCGGCTCGGCCTTGAGCATTGCGATGGTTTTCGAGATGTCCATGGCCGCCAAGTAAGGGAGAAATGCGCCGTTGTCCACGCTTTACATCACCCACCTCCTGGATAAGCTCCCCCATGTCGCCACCTCGCGCATGGTGCACTCCGGCATCGGCGTCTGGGTGGCCTGGGAGGGCCAGCTCGACGCGGCCTTCGACGGCATGCTGCTCGACTACGGCGGCTTTCGCATGGCCGACGCCCTGGGCCAGGCCTTGTGGTTTTTTTGCGGCGACGAGGGCCTGCGCGCCCTGGCCCGCATCCATGTCTGGGGCCGGGTCAATCCCATGCCGATCTTCATCGAGGTTTTCCCGGCCTCGCTGCTCGTCGGCCAGAAGTTCGACCGCACCCTGTCGATCTCCGTGGAGCTTTCGCGCCAGCACACCATCCCGCCGGAAAACCTGGACATCCTGATCCACCCGGCGCTCAAGCCCCAACTGGCCGGCAATCCCGGCCTGTCCAGCACCCCGGTCAAGCCGGCCTCGGGCCTGGCCCGGGTCGCCTTCGAACGCTTCGAGGCCGACCCCGGGCTGTCCTACGAATCGGGGCTGTCCTGGCTGGGCGTGCTGCGCCCCCTGGGCGATCCCCTCAGTCGGGGCACGGCCGAGGGCTGGCGCAACATCGCGGCCGAGCTCCACGACATCATCGACCGGCTCGGCCTCAAGTTCCAGCGTCACGAGGGCTTTTTGCTCTTCGAGGCCGGGGGGTTGCGGGTTTTCCGGACCTGGTGCCGGGACACGGTCGCCCGGGTCATGCGCCTCAAGGAGGAGGGCGAGGCCGGGCATTACTGGCCGAGCGTCATGGCCGTGGTGCCGTCCAAGGGACGCACCTTCGGCAAGGACCTGCCGCGCCGGCTGGGCCTGGACTGGGACCGGCTGACCCCGGATTTCCCGCACATGAGCTATCGCTCGGCTTTTTTGTTGGGCGAGGAGTTCCGCATCCACGAGGCCCGGGCCCTGTCGCGGGGGAGCAACATCGACGACTGGTGCAACGTGAGCCTGGTGGACGCCGGGGAGGAGTCCCAGGCGACCGGTTCCCTGGCCGTGCCGCTGCCGTCACGCCTGTCCGTCACGGACGCGAAGCTCTGTTTCTACTGCGGGTTGAGTAACCACGAGCCCCGGCACTGCCCGTCCAAGGCCCTGGCCGGGCCCAGGCCCGAGGTCTGGGAGCGCTTCGGCGGGCTGTCCGTCGGCGGCCTGGAGGAGCTTTCCGGCAAACTCGACGCCGCCTTGGCCGCGGACCCGGTGGGCGAGATGACCCGGCGCGTCGCCGGCAGGGAGGACATGGACACGCTTTTGGCCGCCATCTTCGAGATCGACCTGCCCTGCCAGCTGCGCATGCTGGAGGTGGTGTGGCGCTCCCGGGGCAAGGACCTGCCGGCGGGCCAGGAGCAGCTCGGCCCGCGCGAGGGCGATTATGTCTGGGACGCCCTGGCGGCGCTTAAGGAGCGCAACGACGAGAACTACGAAAACCTCATGGTCCAGGCCCTGACCAAGTATCCCCGGGCCTACCAGCCCAAGTCCCTCCAGGGTTTCGCCGCCATGGAGGCCGGGGACTGGGTCAAGGCCGTCTACTACTGGCAGGAGTCGGGCCGGCTTTGCTACACCGCCCTGCAACGCGCCTATTTCCTGTGGCTCCAGGCCCGGTCCCTGGAGGTCCAGGGCGAGAGCCACAAGGCCATCGG
This Solidesulfovibrio sp. DNA region includes the following protein-coding sequences:
- a CDS encoding molybdenum cofactor biosynthesis protein MoaE — protein: MDISKTIAMLKAEPGFLEKVGMVLVHNGVARATSRNGAPVGRLEVTVDQDLVEAIRREGQAMPGMFRVLVEARAGTFAPGEDLLFIVAAGDIRENVLAGLTYTLSRVKAEAIKKKEIAP
- a CDS encoding tetratricopeptide repeat protein, translating into MSTLYITHLLDKLPHVATSRMVHSGIGVWVAWEGQLDAAFDGMLLDYGGFRMADALGQALWFFCGDEGLRALARIHVWGRVNPMPIFIEVFPASLLVGQKFDRTLSISVELSRQHTIPPENLDILIHPALKPQLAGNPGLSSTPVKPASGLARVAFERFEADPGLSYESGLSWLGVLRPLGDPLSRGTAEGWRNIAAELHDIIDRLGLKFQRHEGFLLFEAGGLRVFRTWCRDTVARVMRLKEEGEAGHYWPSVMAVVPSKGRTFGKDLPRRLGLDWDRLTPDFPHMSYRSAFLLGEEFRIHEARALSRGSNIDDWCNVSLVDAGEESQATGSLAVPLPSRLSVTDAKLCFYCGLSNHEPRHCPSKALAGPRPEVWERFGGLSVGGLEELSGKLDAALAADPVGEMTRRVAGREDMDTLLAAIFEIDLPCQLRMLEVVWRSRGKDLPAGQEQLGPREGDYVWDALAALKERNDENYENLMVQALTKYPRAYQPKSLQGFAAMEAGDWVKAVYYWQESGRLCYTALQRAYFLWLQARSLEVQGESHKAIGLYREVLRESPKWAEPVYRQGVCLVKMGFTDQGLQLFGQLLAADPSMFNRVMIDPELERGRLHILSALWRIWRQAQEEAAARVASLGELSESLRERFLADEPYLVESEARVQALAGLGKVGNFVAFKRLEAGVAEIEAAVRKKIEAEVKVMQQAQARQYEDLKSVQREAAWFPFPSLLREFNNDFNFSATKLNWMRTNSMDVPANFHKCREYLPEVDERIRTLRTRLITLRIVRDSTFFCMLLGRNFMWMEVAGLGLSLVLVPLFVYLFQRSGQGWMAQMMDQQKWQLQKGLVIILSIAAVALAAIKTALTFDSKKRKLFQLAEEGKLPVKKPKPRKKPRAKPKAAAKPKA